In Lolium perenne isolate Kyuss_39 chromosome 5, Kyuss_2.0, whole genome shotgun sequence, the sequence TTCCGCTAATTAGTGATATTAATTCTCTCACCTCTTCATTTTCTCTCGGCTGGAAGTAATTCGTGCGTGCTCTCCTAAATACGAGGAGACGGTAGTACTATACTTTTTTTTCTCGCCGTAATACTGTATAATTAATTAATTACTGTTACGGTATGCCCTCCGTTCTCGTCCATCCAGATTGCACGATTACTATACCAGCGACCCAACACCAAAGGAAACATGCCGCTCGCCTCCTCAATCCCCATTCTTCTCGTTTCTACCCACCGCCCCGTCTTGTTCGCCGCCGGCAAACCCACCCTCGCCGCTCGCCGGCGCCCCCAGCCACCCAGTCCCCTCCACGCCGGTCACCCCACCTACTCAATCCCCTCCGCCCGCAGATCGGCCCACCTGATTCCCCGCGCCTCCGCAAAACCTTAGAGCATCGAGGACCTCCGCCCGGTCCTGGCCCTCACCGTTCGGAGCAAGGAGCGGCTGGAGCTGGGCGGACGAAGACGCACACGAGGAGGAGGGGACGACCTCTTCTCTTCACCGCCTCTGCCCCCACCAGTAGTCCTCGCCCATGGCCATGGCCCCATCCGCCGTTCTGCTGCGCCGAGCTCCTACTCCCGGTGGCCACGAGGTCCGGTATGATCAGGCGGCAAACGCTCCAAGGTCCAAGATGAGTAAGCACAAGGTAAAGAtctaatctttttttttttttggatacatccaaattttgacaaaactTAGACACCCTTTTACGTACAGTACCGTCCTGAATAAACATGTTGGATCCGGTGATAACTGTACAGCAGCAGGGTTTCCATTTATCCGGCCAGTTGGAGTGCTCTAATACAAGTTGTCACAAGTTGACTAACTCCGAGGCTTTACTGAACATTACAGTGGCACTGCTTGAACATTGTGCCATTTACAAAATGTCAAATGGGCCGTAATGAAGATAACCTTTGCATTATCACTCCGAAAATGCAAGGCATTGGAATGGATACTTACGTCCTCATGTTCGGCTCATGAAATGATTTTTGTTCCAGTGCAGTAAACCGGTAACATTGCTTGCTCAGTCCTTGTAACATTGTAAAAGTTGGATGTGTGGGGATTAGTAATAATTGAAAGTCTCGTACTTGACCTTACCTGTAAATTTGAATCATGTTGGTAGACAATATTCTCAGAATTAGTAAATTTGGCAATACTTGATCAGTCCATGATGAATCATACTGTTATCATGGCTCATGCCCTCCTTGCTAGTGGCTCAATACAAATCACTAATCTTAGCATTTTTGGTGTGGTAAGAACTACTGGTATTATGTTGTTGATTTATGTGCCTTTATAGCCTGTAGGAACATTCAGATGTTTCTCTTATTTGCCTTTATGATGTAAGCAAACTAAATTTAGGCACGTTTTGAATGCTCATTTGCATTCTCCTATTTGCTTTTATGTTAATCAATCTCCAAGTTCGTAACGTGAACAAGGATGCTGAGCTACTGTTAAAGATCTTGCAGAAATAAGCAAGTTTATTCCTAGTTGAGTTAGAAAAGGAAAGTCTTCAGGTTCAGTCTTCAAGAGCTATAGCAATGCGAAGATCCTTCGATCTAGCTTCGTGTTTACATCTACCTTGTTATGTACTCAATGAGATATTGTTACCGTTCAGCGGACTATAAGCTACTTTGTTcttgtgttgtgttcgttacaAATTTCTGTTGTTGCGGCATTGACGGAAAAGTTACATGTGCAGGGAGCTCACCTTCTGAGTCCATACCGCTTTCGGAGCAATGCTGGAGCTGGGTCAAGAGAGCAAGCGTTGCTGGTTCGAGGCTGAGTCTTGAGTGTGACCTACCTGGGAGAAGTAAGGCATCGCTAGGTATCGACGTATCGTTTCGCGCGTGCCGTGGTAAGTACAGAACCGTGGATTACACTTTGTCGTGCATGTGTTAAAACAAAGGAAATAACAATTCAGTTGGCGTGCATGGTGGTGTGATAAGAGTAAGTTATCTTCATGGCATGTAGAGTTAATGTACTCATGCATTTTTCTCCAGGCCCCTAAATGTGGTCAAAGACTGAAGGGTTTGGTCTCATTATGTAGATTCGTGTGTGCAAATCCCGCTGGTTACAGTCATACAGATGGTCATCCGCTGTGTGTTCTTGCAAAATGCAAGTAATTGCTTAGGAATTCCATAAGAAAATCTTGCTAGGAAAATTTTGTGAAATTGTAGGCACGTGCGGATATTTGTACATTCTTTCAAGTATGTACCATAACTTGTATAGCACTAGTGGCTTGCCATTTCGTTGATGATCCACTCTTCTTTTACAGTGGGTTTCCACCAAATATGCATATTTTGTGCTTTTTATATTTCCCTTAGTATAGGATATGTAAGTTGATCCATGGGACCAGGTGTCCTTTTTATGGATGATTTGGCTTTTTTAATGGAATGATAGGATATGCTTACCCTCTGCCATGGATATGTGTTGCATTGCTCTTCTCCAATTTATGATTTCCTAGTGGTTTTTTTGTTCATCTCGTGCTTGCCATGGATGTATTCTCTTCCCTTTTCTGTTGCACTTGCTTGGCCATGAATTCTTGCTCACATGGTCACACCTGCTGGCTGCCGCCACTGATTTCTCACATTGCTCACATTGGCCAGGTGTGCCACCGATGCGACAAAGAAGCTGACCTGTTGCTGCTCTCCTCCGATGATAATGGCAACAATGTGTTGTTGCTAACCGGCCAACCTACTGTTGGATTGAGTTACACATTAAAGGCAGTGACATCTGCTCCTGCTGCTGGCTATGTCCCTCACATGCTGCCACAGCCAGCCAGCCACTACTCTGACATGCCGTTGAGGTCTCTCTTCCCCCTCCCCTCCTACTCCAACATGTATTTTTGCTTAATCTTGTTTCTTTTCTCCTGTTGACAGTACATGGTGTGGAATGGATCTAAACATGTTGTGCGAATGGGCAGTGGTAGTATAGGCAATGGATGTTGCTAttttttatttgatttgtttgCTGCTTATCATACATCAACAGTGCTCAAACTTGTATATTTTCAGGTTCAGAGCATATAGGAATTAGTTAGTAATTCCGTAAGAAAATCTCGCTAGGATTTTTTTTTAAATGGTAGGAAAGTGTGGATGTATGTACATGTCTGCACAACAGAAAAGAAACACTTGTCTTGCACGTGTTTTCTCTAGTTTTCATAACATATTTTGCATTTTGCTAATTATCAGTTGGGTTTTTCTTATAGGATAACATTTTAAGTTGATTGAATGATTGTCTGGTGCTTATTGATGCATGTACTGTTATTTTGTGATTAAACAAACACAATGCTCCTGCCTTATAAATATGAATTATGTTGTTGCCTTCTCATTGATGCATGTTCTCCTGCTGCCGTTCTTTGCGCTTAAATGAACTGCTCTGAAATGATTGGTAGATACATGCACTGCTAGATAGATACTTGAAATGCTCTGTTTTAATAAGAAATAAATTTATCTTGAGGGCTTGGTTTAGTTGACTTAAtcaatacaacaacaacaacaaagcctttttcccaagcaagttgggtgggctagatatgaaacccaatggaaacataaggaaaccaaAACAAATAGAGAGAAGAATACAAGTAAACTAAGATTCCAGCAAATGGATCGTTGATTTCCATGCGGTCCTATCAAGAGCTAAATCTGTAGGGAGATTCCAATCCAAGTCTTTTTTTACCCCCTCCACCCATGTCAACTTTGGTCGTCCTCTGCCCCTCCTTGTATTTTCCATTATTAATTGGTGCTTATGGATGCCTTTGTTGGATATGACCAAACCACCTTAGTCGGTGTTGGACTAGCTTCTCGTCGACCGGTGCCACCCCTAGCCTATTCCGTATTACATCGTTTCTAATCCGGTTCTTCCTTGTATGGCCACACATCAACCGTAGCATGCACATCTCCGCAACACTCATCTGTTGGATGTGTTGTCTTTTGGTGGGCCACCATTCTGCTCCGCCTAGCATCGTCGGTCTGATTGTTGTCCTATAGAACTTACCTTTTAGATGACTTAATCAATGTCAACCTTAAACCTGATACTTTTTTGATGAACCTAGAGCTTGAGTTCTTGATGATTTGACTTTTGATATTGCTATATCGGGGTTGGTTCTGTACTAGATCTCGAAAATGGTATGTTGTTTTGTGATTCAATACAATGTGACCTTACAGATGTTTGATTACTAACGTTTTGCAGCTACCTATGGCTGCGGCTTCTTGTGCTGCGGCCTACCGAAACCTGGGGCTTCTGGCTCGGCATCGATGAAAGATGTGGGCGCTGCTGGTGTCGCCAGAGAGGATGCCACCGTCCTCGCATCCTGCTGCTAGGCGTCCAGGATAGACACGCTAGATTCCATCACCCTCAACTAGGGCGACGAGGTAATCCCACTCTCCAACCATGCTGGATTACTATGTATGGTGTCTGCAAATGGTGATTCGTAAGCAAATCGCGCTAGCAAAAATTTCATGTCTTGAGGTAAGTGTGGATGTATGTACATGTTTCTTCTACACAAGGAATCGTTGCCCAGAGTTTGCACATGGTTTCTCTTATTTGCGGAAGCTGTGTAGAAAATTATTGGCCTTTACCTTTGTGTTGTCACCTGTGCCCCTTCGTATTTTATCATTGATGTGGTCATCTCAGTTTTTTACATCAAGCGATTCGTACTTTCTCTGGGAGTTCAATGAGAGATCAAGACTTTCTGTGCCATGTTCTTTGCCATACACTTCATTGCAATCACAACCTTTTGCCTCTGACCCTGCATAAGAAGAATCCGAATGTTTCTTGTTTTATGGAAAATCTGGGGCACTTAGTTTTGTTTGCCTACCAATTAATCATTTCAATGAAATGAAGTTGGTGACAGAGGTCTGGGGCACTCGTAGGTGTCCAGGATAGACACGCTAGATGCCATCACCATCAACTAGGGTGACGAGGTAATCCCACTCTCCAACCATGCTGTATTACTATGTATGGTTGTCTGCAAATGGTGATCTGTAAGCAAATCATGCTAGCAAAATTTCAAGTCTTGAGGAAAGTGTGGATGTATGTATATGTTTGCGCAACACAAGGAAGCGTTTGTCCGGAATTTGCACATGTTTTCTATAATTTGCAGAAGCCGTGTAGACAACTATTGGCTTTGCCTTTGTTTTGTCACCTGTGCCCCTTCGTATTTTATCTATGATGTGGTTGTCTTGTTTTTTACATCAAGCTTTTGGTACTTTCTGTGGATGTTTATTGAGAGCTCGGATTACTTATGTTCCTCCTGGCATGAACCATAAATTTTAAGATATGCACTTTCGAATTGTCTGTAAATTTTAGTTGTTCTTTGACTGTTTTACGGGTTGATTTTCATGCCATTTTTAAGCATTCTTCCTTGGCTACTTAATCACAAGGTCTTTTTTTTTTATTGTGGCTTCCATTTTCCTTCCCATATGCTTTGATGCTTTCGCAACCTTTTGCCTCTAACCCTGCATAAGAAGAAACCGGATGCTTGTTTGTTTTATGGAAAATCTGGGACACGTAATTGAGTGCATACCACCAATCATTTCAATGAAATGAAGT encodes:
- the LOC127302095 gene encoding uncharacterized protein, whose translation is MLPQPASHYSDMPLSYLWLRLLVLRPTETWGFWLGIDERCGRCWCRQRGCHRPRILLLGVQDRHARFHHPQLGRRDQYRVFTLLILLVMRATSDDTSIFMSSGAHLTRHRFCSSRRQARQ